Proteins encoded in a region of the Mycolicibacterium chitae genome:
- a CDS encoding enoyl-CoA hydratase/isomerase family protein produces MTTETFATVTDGVVRAVLPLSDDGLISLDDCDRFTELLMSPPESAHIVVIESRAQSFCLGRERSAATVHELPDEVDRLVAVNHALRNSPLVSVARVHGDAAGFGVGVAALSDIAVAADTAKFFFPEVNIGLAPTLVLAWLPQLVGRREAFRLTATGAAISAERAAALGLVSETATAADLDARVDAVVQELRRHNPRVHREIRDFLRATDQATEAQATELAKSRLVIGSLRRQS; encoded by the coding sequence GTACGTGCCGTCCTGCCGCTGTCGGACGACGGGCTGATCTCCCTCGATGACTGCGACCGATTCACCGAACTGCTGATGTCGCCGCCGGAGTCGGCGCACATCGTGGTGATCGAGTCCCGGGCCCAGTCGTTCTGCCTGGGCCGGGAACGCAGCGCGGCGACCGTCCACGAACTGCCCGACGAGGTCGACCGCTTGGTGGCGGTCAACCACGCGCTACGGAACAGCCCGTTGGTGTCGGTGGCCAGGGTGCACGGCGATGCCGCCGGATTCGGCGTCGGCGTGGCCGCCCTGTCGGACATCGCCGTCGCCGCCGACACCGCGAAGTTCTTCTTCCCCGAAGTGAACATCGGGCTGGCCCCGACGCTCGTGCTGGCGTGGCTACCGCAACTGGTCGGGCGGCGGGAGGCCTTCCGGCTGACCGCAACCGGCGCCGCGATCTCGGCGGAGCGCGCCGCCGCGTTGGGCCTGGTGTCCGAAACCGCCACCGCCGCGGACCTCGACGCCAGGGTGGACGCCGTCGTGCAAGAACTGCGGCGCCACAATCCGCGGGTGCACCGGGAGATCCGTGATTTCCTGCGCGCCACCGATCAGGCGACCGAGGCCCAAGCCACCGAGCTGGCCAAATCCCGCCTGGTCATCGGATCGCTGCGCCGACAGTCCTGA